The following is a genomic window from Haloarcula sp. DT43.
GCCATCACGTCCGCGCTGGAAGACGAGGGCGCGAGCGTGACCTCCTCGCGGTTCCAGATACGCCCCGAGTACGAGACGAATCGCGAGGGCCGCGAACAGGTCGGCTACGTGGCGATTCACACCGTCGAGGCCGAGACGAGCGACGTCACGACCGCCGGGGCGCTCATCGACGCCGCGGTCGACGCCGGCGCGGACCGCGTCGAGGGCGTGCGCTACTCGCTGAGCGAGGACACGAGACAGGACGCCCGCGAGGAAGCGCTGACGACCGCCATGGACAACGCCCGGACGGACGCTGAAGTCGTCGCCGCTGCCGAGGGACGGTCCGTGGGCGACGCCGTCACGATTCAGACCAGCAACCACGGCCGCCCCGTCGTGTACGCGGAAGCGATGGCCGCCGACGCCGGCGGGCGGACGACCATCGAACCCGGACAGGTCACCGTCGACGCCTCCGTCAGCGTCACCTACGAGCTAGAGTAGGCCGTTCTTGCTTGCCGCTTCGCTCCCCGTTCGCCGTTTTCAAAACGTTGCCCGTCGGTGACTGCAGTCCTCGCGGGTCGCTACGCTTCCCGCTCGGAGTCTTCGAGACGCCTCCCGCTGGTCGGCGTCTCGCTACTCGTCGAACGGCAGTTCGA
Proteins encoded in this region:
- a CDS encoding SIMPL domain-containing protein, translating into MASRPLAIAGVLALLVAGGVGFALADTGAVAPSTNSTVSVNADATVERAPDRATVTVAAVGRGETAEAARNNLSGDADAITSALEDEGASVTSSRFQIRPEYETNREGREQVGYVAIHTVEAETSDVTTAGALIDAAVDAGADRVEGVRYSLSEDTRQDAREEALTTAMDNARTDAEVVAAAEGRSVGDAVTIQTSNHGRPVVYAEAMAADAGGRTTIEPGQVTVDASVSVTYELE